The genomic stretch AACACCTGAATACGGATATCCGGATTATGGGTATCCACACTGGGGCGCTCATCATTGATGGTACGGAACACGTCGCAGATCGCGTCCTTGATCTTGAGCGCGACAAAATCAATGCTGCGCAGGCCGCTGTGTTGCGCGGTCACATTGACCTTGATGGTGCGTGAGACGTCAAACAGCGACGGCCAGTCGATGCGGGTGGCAAGGCGGTACAGATCGGCCTCGTTCCGGTACGCCCGCTCGTCCAGTTGCAGCAGAATGCGGCTGGCATAGCGCGAATGCAGGTTGACCGCGTACATCAGATCAACATGCCCCTCAAATGCGACCCCACCCTCGCCGGCCAGTACGGCCTGGGCGCCGAGTTGTTCCAGCTCATCGGCCAGCAGACGCTCCAGACCACGCGGGCACGGCGCGTAATAGTGCAAGGTAGCTTGCCAGTCGAAAGACTGGGGGCGGGTAATGGTGCTGGTCTGGCGCGCTGCGCCGCCGCCGGGTGCCGGGTGACTGAAGCCGCCACGCGCCTGCTGGGCGTTGCCCCGGTCGAAATCACGCGGACGCTCGTTGCGTTCAAACCGGCCACCTTCAGCACGGTCTTCACGGCGCGGACGGTCGCCACGATCAAAACCACCGTCCTGGCGACGCGCCGGGCGATCACCGAAAGATTCACTACGTTCGAAGCGGCCACCACCGGCACCCTCTTCGCGACGCGGACGATCTGAGCGGTCGAATCCGCCGTCCTCACGCCGTGGCGGGCGATCACCGAACGACTCATTGCGCTCAAAACGGCCGCCACCAGCGCGTTCATCCCGGCGCGGGCGATCTGAGCGGTCAAACCCGCCCTCATCCCGACGCGGCGGACGATCGCCAAACGACTCATTGCGCTCAAAACGGCCACCGCCGGCACGCTCATCCCGGCGTGGGCGATCTGAGCGGTCAAACCCGCCCTCATCCCGACGCGGCGGACGATCGCCAAACGACTCATTGCGCTCAAAACGGCCACCACCGGCACGCTCATCCCGGCGTGGGCGGTCATCAAAATTGCGCTCGCCGCGCGGGCGGTCAGCGTCGAAGCGTTCACGCGGCGGACGATCATCATCCCGGCGGAATCCCCCTTCCGGCTTTACGCGTGCACGCGGGGCCTGGCCACTAAAGCTGCGTTCCTCACCGCCATGCCGACCGCCGTCCTGGCGATCATCGCGCCGGAATGCCGGACGATCACCTTGCGGACGGTCGCCACGATCGGGGCGATCGCCCTGGTAACGCGGCTTGTCGTCCCGGCGCGCACGGCCTTCGCCACGCCCTTCACCCTCCTGGCCACTGCGCCAGGCTGGATCATGCTGGTACGGCTTTTGCGCCTGCCCACCGGAAAACGCAGCGGCCCGGCCTGCGGGGCGCGCTGCGCGGCGGTTGCCACCAGCACTTTGTTCTGCCGGCTTGGGCGGCAACTTCAGGGTTTTCTTGTCAGTCATTGTGATTGATCCGGTAAAGGCAAGGTATGGCGTACTTTGGCGGGCAGTTTGTCACGCACCAGTCGCCAGGAGGTATTGATGAGCGCGGCCAGTTCTGTCGCTGGCAGCGTATGAGTGTTGTCCAGGGCGATCCAGCCATGCCGCGCCAGATACGGCGCCGGGCTCACACCAGGACGGTCGGTCAGTTCCAGAAACCGGTCTTTGCCGACTTTGACCGCAAGATGGCCGCTATCAAGGCTGAGCACCGCAAACATTTTGCCGGCGACCGACCAGACTTCCCGCGTTTGCCATTTGATATCGCGGGTTGCACCGGGCAAGGCGGCGCACTTTGCCCTGAATTGATCCAGATTCATCGCTTTTCTTTATGCCCCGCCTGCACCACGCAGGACAGGTGTTTTGCTGATATCTATCCAGTTTAGTGGCAATCCGGCGCGATGGCAGGCGCCTGCTGAATGGTCGGCACTTCACCGGCCATGCAGCAAAGGGTTACTCCGCTGTGACCGGCGCGCGCACGCGCCGGCGCGTTTGTGCAATCACCGGCGCCCAGGTTTCACCTGGTTGCTTCTTGCGCGTGGTCAGCGTGAGTTCACTTGGGCCATAGACGTTGGTGTTATGCGTCAGCGGCGTGGTGATCAGATATTGCGCTTGCGTTGCTTTCAAAAAGCCACCGACGCGGTCAATGTTAAAGATGTCCAGGTGGGCAAACGGCTCATCAATAAACACAAAGCCGGACGGGTTGGCGTCATCCATCATCAGGCCGATCAGCATGATCAGGGACTTCATCACCTGCTGGCCGCCCGAGGCTTCGCCATCGTTCAGGCCCATCATGCCTTTCTGGTCAAAGTTGAAACGCACGGTCAGGCCGGCCTGGGACAAGATCAGATCATCGTTTTCCAGGTGCGGCAGGTCGGTTTCGACATCAATACCAGAGAGCTCGCCCAGGCGCTTGAGGTTGCGGCCGTACTCCCGCACGGTAGCCTTGAGTTTGTTGATGTAGGCGCCGCGCGCTTCGTCGGTGAGTTGTTCGGTACGCTGCACTTCGTTGCGGTGCGCGTGGGTGTCGTGCTCCAGCGCGTTGTAGTCGTCGGCCACTTTGTCGCGCCGGGCGAGAATGGTCGGATCGGTTTCCCATTCCATTTGCGCCAGACGTTCACGTTCACGCTCGACCATATGCTGGACTTCGCGCGCAGAGCCATATTTGTCGCGCAGTACACGCAGGCGCTCGGCGCTGCGCACTTCGTCCGGCATGGCGGCGCGGGATTTGCGCAAATCATTCACGCGGCGTGTTTGCTCGTCGCGCTGGCGGGCCAGTTGCTCCAGCTCGGTGTTGACTGCGCGGTCCAGCTGCTCGCGGCGATCCTTGAGTTTCTCGTAACCCAGGCGCCCTTCTTCACGCAGTTTGCGGGCTTCGTCCCAACTGGCCTGGGCCATTGCCATGGCGGCGCCGGCTTCTTGCACGCGCTGTTGCTCGGCCGGCCAGCGTTCTGCCACGGCGGCGAATTCTTCCTGGCGTGCGGCCAGTTGCACCACCGCCTGCATACCCATGAGTGATTGTTGCAGCGCCGAGATATCGCGCTCCAGTTCGACCAGTTTGCCTTCGTCATCCAGCAGTTGTTCGTTCAGATCGCGCAGGCGGCGTGTGGTTTCGTTCAGGCGCGACTGGCGGGCGGCCTCGCCAAAGGCGTAGTCGCCCGGGCGCGCCGAAATGTCGCGCGCGCCGCGGCGTTCCTTGTGGTAGCCATCGCGGGTAATCCAGTCGCCATCCAGATGTTCGCCATCGGCCACGGATTTTGCCCGCTGCGTGCGGTTCAACAAACCCACCAGCCAGCCCGGTGCGTCGGCCTTGAAGTCGACCACTTCCAGAATTGAATTGCGATTGGCACGTTCCACCGGCTCGCGCTCCGGCACGATGAAATGGCGGTATTTCAGTTGCTGCCCGATGCCGAACGCTTCTTTGCGATCACTGGCGCGGTTAAGCAAGATGATATGACGGTACGGCGCCAGCAACGCTTCGACCGCGTCTTGCCAGCTGTGGTCGCGCACTTCCACGATCTCGGTCAGCAACTGGTGCGCGATGCCGGCTTCATCCAGCGCCGCGCGCATGCGGTTCACAAAGTCCGGATGCGGCTGACGGCCTTGCTGCAGGGCAAACTGGGCTTGCGCCAGCTCCTGACGTTCGTCCTTCATCAGCTTGATCGACTGCTTGAGTCTGGCGGCGGACTCACGCTGTTGCGCCAGTCTGTCGTTGAGCGACACGCCATCTGCGCCATGCTCGGCTTCGGCCAGCTGGCGCAGGCGCTCGGCCTCTTTCATGGTTTTTTCGCTATCGCGCGCGGCATCACGCGCCACCTGGAACGTGGCATAAGCCTCATCGTGCTCTTTGCGCGCGGCCTCTTCTTGCGACTGGGCAGATTCCTGCCCGCCGGCAATGGCGCGATACTGCACATCCAGCGCGTCCAGTTCGTCCTGTTTCTGGCGCAGGCTTTTGCGGGCGCCGCGGAACTGGTTGATATAACCGCGCAGGCTTTCCCATTGCTCAACATACTTGAGCGCGGGCACCGCTTGCTGTTCGAGTTTTTCGATATCGTCCTGCAGCGAACGCCATTCCAGATAATTATTGCCGCGCAGCTTGAGGCGCTCGACATCCAGCCCGACCTGGGCCAGTTGCTGCTCCATCTTGGCCAGTTCGCCCTCGGCTTCTTTCAGCCGCAGCTTGGCTTCGGCGTAGTGATCCAGCACTTGTTTGTCGCCAAACACCTGGAACACCAGTTCCAGCAACGCCTTGGGCGAGTATTCGCACAGTTTGTCGGTATCGCCCTGTTCCAGCGCCAGCACTTCGGCAATCGCCGGGGTCAGCCCGGCTTGCTCCAGCCGGCGCTTGTATTCGTTGACGCCCAGCCACTGCAAGGTGCTTTCGGTCTGCGCATCCAGCGTGACATCGCCCTCGGCAATGGCGTACTGGCGCATCCAGTCGCCACCTTGTTTGCGGATACGGCAAAACAGCGTGACCACTTCACTGGTCGCCGGGAAAAACAGCGTGGGGAACAAGCCGCCGGCCTCGCGGCGCGGGTTGGATACCACGCCGCGCAGCCAGGCGTAGTTTTCGCGGTTGTTGCGCACATAGCGTTTGTAGTCACGCCGGCCCGAACATTTAAGCGCCAGCAACGTGCGCAGGGCATCAAGCAAGGTGGTTTTGCCAGAGCCGTTGGGGCCGACAATGGTGACAATCTGGGCATCCAGCGGCACGCGGATGGCGCGCCAGAAGTCCCAGTGGATCATTTCAAGTTCGCGGATCTGGAACATTTAAACTTCTTCCCCCGCGGCGGTTTCGGTCGTGTCTTCGGGATCATCTTCGCTGCTGCCATCTTCATCGACCGCAATGCGGGTGCCCGTCAGCTTGAGCACTTCGGCCAGCGCGCCTTCGATAATGCGGGGTGCGAGGCGGGTGTAATCGATCATCAGATCCAGCAACGGCCCTTCGTGGATCATCTTGTTGCGGCGGATCACAAAACCCAGTTTGGCCAGTTGCCCCAGGTTCATGGAAAAGCGCGACTTGCCGCCCAGCTTTTTGCCAAAGTCGGCATACACCGCATCTTCCGGCACACCCGTCGCCACTTCTTCACCGCGCACAATGGGTTTTTCCGTGCCGAACATGTCAGTTTGCGTGTCGCCCGCGGCAGAAGCGCGGGCAATCTGGCGTTCGCGCTTGGGCAAAATGATCAGCGCCCAGACCACAACCAGCAGCGCAATGGCATCGCGCGGCAAGCCCATATTGTTGGACAGCCAGTTCTCGCCCTCGCCAAAGACCCAGTCTTCCATCTCTGGCTTCAGGCCCACGGCAATGTGTTCGGCGTAGGGGTTTTCCAGCAACTGCAGGCCGCACTCTTCCAGCCGGCGTTCCAGGCTTTCACGAAAGGCTTCGTCAATCAGCGCGCGGCGCGCCAGCGGGTCTTTGCGGGGAATGAAGCGGTGCGCCAGCAGGCGCGCCACCAGAATGTTCAGGGCTTGATCCATGTAAATCCGGGTTAGCGTTTCAGCAGCGTCGCAATCTGGCCTGGTTTGCCCAGGAGCACGCAAGCCAGTTGTTCGCACAATGCCGGGCCACACTCTTTGGGCTCGATCACGATGCTGTCTTCGCGCAGTTCATCCAGGTTGCGGACGGTGAGCTTGATGCGCCCTTCTTCGTGCAGGCCTTCAAAGCGCACACGCGTAGGGAGCACAGGCTCGATGTTGACTGTAAAGCGCACCGCGCGTGCCTCGGCATTGCGGGTGATTTTTTCTTCAAGCCGGCAGCCCAGCTGCCACAGCTTGTCTTTCAGGTAATTGGCTTCTGCCTGCGAGGTGTAACTGGCCACCAGCGCTTGCGGGGCTTGCCAGATCACCGCAAATTCAAGCATTGCGGCCACTTCTGTGGCGTCGATGCGTTTCGTGCGCAGATCAGTCGCGGCTTTGTCAAAGGTCAGGCCCGCCCACTCGCCCACGCCCCAGATCAGATACCGGTGCGAGTTGGCCGGGCGGATCACCTTCAATTGTTCGGTGAGCTCGTAAAAATAGCTGAACGCACGGCGCAGGCCTTCGTCCACCTCACGCTGTTTGCGCTCTTGCTCCTGGCGCAGTTGTTCGTGATCAATTGCCTGTGACTGCGCTTGTTGCTTCAAATCATCAAGAAGACTCATGACTGGTCCTGGATACACTCGGATACAGTCATGATTTTACACCGTCTAACGGCCGTAGACTGCCACGTGTCAGCGTGGCGACATCCGGGTGATCTATTTCGTCCACAACATCTTCGGTCACCAGGGCCAGCGGCAGCTTCACGAGGTCCGCCACCACGCTCTGTTCCAGTGCGGCCTCCTGGTCGCCCAGCAAAGACAGCAGCGAGAGGCGGTAAGCGGTTTCCGGGTAGGTGTCGGCCAGCACGGCGCTGGCAAGAGAGGTTTCCAGGTTGATACCCTGGAGCAGTTCAAACAACTCTTCCGCGTGGACCAGGCGTTCGGCCTCCAGCGCGGTAACGGAGGGCGAGAACTCGGATGCGGGTAGTTCGCCTTCGACGATCTGTTCGCGCTCACGCTCCAGCAATTCGAACTCGGTCACATCCAGCAAGATGTCCGAGACCGCAAATCCGGGCTCGGGATGGAACGTCAGCAGATCACGCCCCAGACCCGCCAGTTCTTCTTGCGAGCGATCACGCAGCCAGTCGGCCACGTTGGTCGAAGTCAGGCCGGACTGGCCCAGGTGCACGCGCTGTGCGCCCAGTTCCGCAAGGCGGCGCTGGAACACACTGGTCATGCGCAACATGCGGCCCTGCGCCAGCGCAATGGCTTGTGCCACCTGCTGAACATGGCGCTCGCCCGATTCGTCTTCCAGCACTGAGCGGACTACTTCCGTGCCCTTCTCGACCCAGTTCCACACGCTTTGCAGCTTGGCGCGCGCCTTGCGGATCTGGAATTCCGACTGCGATTCCAGCGCTTCTTCAAAGTCGGCGTGCAATTCATTGAGGCGGGCGTGCAAGTGCTGCAGGGATTCGGGCGAGACATTGCCCACGGCCTGACCGGCCGCCACCTGCGCGGTCAAATAGCCAAGTTCCGCGTCGCCATCGGCAAACTGGGTCAGCGTGGCAATGGCGGCCAGCGCGATCCGGGCCGATTCAGACAGACTGTACAAGCCTTCATCGCTATCCCACACCAACAGCCCGTTTTCACGCAGGCGCTTGAGCACCGTGTCGCGCTTGACCGGGTTGATGTACGAGAAATGCGTTTCCAGCTCTTGCGGGCTCCAGCGCGGGGCATCTGCGCGTGAGCCAATCACCCGCAGCATCAAAAGCCGCACCATGACTTCGTCTTCGCCACCGCGAAAGAGTGTGATCAGCGCGCCGACCGATTCGCGCGCGCGCAAGAGGCTCGCCAGCGGCGCCAGATCAGCCGGGTTAAACCCGGGCTGGAAAAACTCGGCAAGCGGAGATTCTGTAGATTGCATGCGGGCGGTGTTGGCACAAAGGGCGCATTTTACGCGCTTGCACGCGTTTCATGGGCCTGACTAGACAGAGTGTGTGATGTTCAACGCCGCATCAAGGGCGGCTGCGGCATCACCATCGGGCGAGAACTTGCGGGCAAACAGGGCCGGGCTGGCGATCAGTTGCGGCACGTCGGCCGCCGTGAATTCTGCCGGCGACCAGGCGTTTTCTTGCCAGCGCAACTGATGCAGATTGTGCGAGGCCAGTTCCGGGCCACAAGCAGTGGCCATCAGCACGGTCTGGACAAACATTTCGTCGGGCACCAGCGTGCTGCGGAAAAAGGCCGGCACCTGCGGGTGCTGATCCACAAATCCGATGAGCGCTTTGCAGGCCGATTGCGACAGACACCACCATTGCGAACCCGCCCAGACGCGCGTCAATGGCGCGGGTAGGCTGCGCCGCAGACCCAGCCGGTTCAGGCCACGCTGCAGTTTTTGCAGGACTTTGCCGGGACGTGTGCCGTTGAGTTGTTCCGGGAAATACGCTTGCCAGCGGTAGCGCACATCAAATTCATCTTGCGCGCGCAGATCAATAAACCCTGCGGCAGTGGCCCGGGTAAGCCAGGCGCTGATGTGTTCGGTGGTCTTGATGGGGTAATCGGCGCCGGACAATAACTGCGCCCAGTCAAAGCCATCCTTGAGCGCAGCGCGAACCAGATCCAGCGTTGCGTCCACCAGAGAAAACCCGCCCCAGCGACAGGGGCGGCGGGCAATAAAGGTGACCGCTGCCGTTGCCGGCATGGCTGCCTTGATCGCATCAAAAGTAGCTTGATCCGTTCTGGCGTCGATATGCAGATAGCAACGCACACCAGGCGCATTCAGGCGCGCGACCAGCCGGCCCAACTGGGCAGGCT from Silvimonas iriomotensis encodes the following:
- a CDS encoding ATP-binding protein; translation: MFQIRELEMIHWDFWRAIRVPLDAQIVTIVGPNGSGKTTLLDALRTLLALKCSGRRDYKRYVRNNRENYAWLRGVVSNPRREAGGLFPTLFFPATSEVVTLFCRIRKQGGDWMRQYAIAEGDVTLDAQTESTLQWLGVNEYKRRLEQAGLTPAIAEVLALEQGDTDKLCEYSPKALLELVFQVFGDKQVLDHYAEAKLRLKEAEGELAKMEQQLAQVGLDVERLKLRGNNYLEWRSLQDDIEKLEQQAVPALKYVEQWESLRGYINQFRGARKSLRQKQDELDALDVQYRAIAGGQESAQSQEEAARKEHDEAYATFQVARDAARDSEKTMKEAERLRQLAEAEHGADGVSLNDRLAQQRESAARLKQSIKLMKDERQELAQAQFALQQGRQPHPDFVNRMRAALDEAGIAHQLLTEIVEVRDHSWQDAVEALLAPYRHIILLNRASDRKEAFGIGQQLKYRHFIVPEREPVERANRNSILEVVDFKADAPGWLVGLLNRTQRAKSVADGEHLDGDWITRDGYHKERRGARDISARPGDYAFGEAARQSRLNETTRRLRDLNEQLLDDEGKLVELERDISALQQSLMGMQAVVQLAARQEEFAAVAERWPAEQQRVQEAGAAMAMAQASWDEARKLREEGRLGYEKLKDRREQLDRAVNTELEQLARQRDEQTRRVNDLRKSRAAMPDEVRSAERLRVLRDKYGSAREVQHMVERERERLAQMEWETDPTILARRDKVADDYNALEHDTHAHRNEVQRTEQLTDEARGAYINKLKATVREYGRNLKRLGELSGIDVETDLPHLENDDLILSQAGLTVRFNFDQKGMMGLNDGEASGGQQVMKSLIMLIGLMMDDANPSGFVFIDEPFAHLDIFNIDRVGGFLKATQAQYLITTPLTHNTNVYGPSELTLTTRKKQPGETWAPVIAQTRRRVRAPVTAE
- a CDS encoding MmcQ/YjbR family DNA-binding protein; translated protein: MNLDQFRAKCAALPGATRDIKWQTREVWSVAGKMFAVLSLDSGHLAVKVGKDRFLELTDRPGVSPAPYLARHGWIALDNTHTLPATELAALINTSWRLVRDKLPAKVRHTLPLPDQSQ
- a CDS encoding beta-1,6-N-acetylglucosaminyltransferase, with product MSLSVAYLILAHGQPAQLGRLVARLNAPGVRCYLHIDARTDQATFDAIKAAMPATAAVTFIARRPCRWGGFSLVDATLDLVRAALKDGFDWAQLLSGADYPIKTTEHISAWLTRATAAGFIDLRAQDEFDVRYRWQAYFPEQLNGTRPGKVLQKLQRGLNRLGLRRSLPAPLTRVWAGSQWWCLSQSACKALIGFVDQHPQVPAFFRSTLVPDEMFVQTVLMATACGPELASHNLHQLRWQENAWSPAEFTAADVPQLIASPALFARKFSPDGDAAAALDAALNITHSV